The genomic region TCAAGCTGCGTTTACGAAGGGACCGAACCTGATTGTTGATAACGCTGCTGACCCGGATGCTTTGTTGCACCCAGTCGATCGCCGGGCGGGGTTCGGGAGCCATCTTCTTGCCGGCATTGCTGACCAGGATCGTATCGTAGCGTTTGTAGGCGGTCTCCAAGCCCAGATTGTCGTACACCCCGCCGTCGCTCAGAATGGCCCGACGGGTGTAGGGTTCGCGCTGTAGATCGGCGCCGGAACCGGCCTCGAAGGACGGGGGATCGAGCTTCAGCCGATAAGGGGACAACACCGGCGGGAAGGCCGAGGAAGCGGCCACCGCATCGGCCAAAGGCAGGGTTGGATGCCGGATCATCCCCACCCGCCAGTCGGCCATGTAGGGTTTGGAAAACCGCCACAGGGCGCCGGACTGGAGATTGGTGGCGTTGATCACGAAGCGCGGGGTGTCGGGCAAATCCTGCAGGGTGGCTTCGCCGTAGAGATTTTTGTGGTAGGCCTTGGCCACGCGCTCGCCGATGGTGTCGAACCAGACCAGTCCGGTCAACACGGACTTCACATCCAAGGTCTGGCGGGCCAAGGCTCGAACGGGGGTGACGATTTCCGCCTCGAAGGCCTGACCGACGCCGTTGGCATCGAATCCCAAATTCGACCATTTGAGTCCCAGGCGAGCGGCGGTGATGGAGCCGCCGGAGACACTGGAAATGCGGTCCAATTTAGGCAGATACCCCAGTTCGTTCAAACGCCACAACACGCCCACGTGAAACAGCATCGCCCGGTAACCGCCGCCCGACAGACAGAGGGCCGTACCGGCTTCGGGTTCTCGACCCCGGTCCTCGGGGATGAATTCCACCGGGGCTGGTTGCATCAACAATGACTCGGGCATCACGACCTCCTTCAATCCGGTCCGGGAAGCAGATTTAATCGTCCCACCGCCTCCTTGACATCGAACGGCCAAAGGAATAGGCGGTGATACGGTGGAATACGGTGATAGCGTTGGGGTTCGAAGACTTCGCGAGTCGTCAGATCGGCGCAGTAACGGTCGATCCAGGCGTTGCGCTCGCTGGAGCCGAGGCGCCGGCCGCGCTCCAAATCGCGGGTGACTTTCCAAAGCTTGTAGGCCATGCGGAATTCATAGCCGGCCAGTGTGTTCGGATCGAGCCAGATGCCGCGCTGTTCTTCGTAAGCGGTTTGGGCCTGTTGACAGAACAGCACCAGATCGCGGTATTGAGGCAGGCTGGGATAGATGAGAAACGGCGCCGCCCATCCTTCGGCCACCAACAGCAGGTTGAAGGTGGCTCGCTCCAGCAAGGTCATTTGCAAACGTTCCTCGGTGCTGTAGGACGGCGCGATATAGGCCAAAAGCCGACCGTAGCGGTCAAAGGGTTCGTCCGCCGCGCGCAGGAACAGGGAACGCTTGCGGCCGTTGGGTTTTGCCAACTTTTGCTCGAGCAATGCCTGAAAAGCCCGGGTGGCGGCTTCTCCTTGCTGGCGTTGAAGCGTACCCGCCTCGCCCGTTTTCAGTTTGGGGTGGAGATAGGCAGCCAAATCGTCTTCGACGGGTGCCTTGCCCGCCTGGAGCCAGTCGGCCAATTGCCGAAGATTTTCATCGTGGCGTGCCGGGTTGGCATTGCCCGGATAATGCACTTCCGGGGTGTCGATACTGAGCATCCGGATCGACAGCTCGACGAAGGGCGTGTCCCCGTCGGTGATGCGAGTCAATTTATTCCGCCCCAGGCTATCCAGTTCGAACCCGCCCGGGTCCCAGAAGATCTGCACCCCGCCCATCGGCACACCTCCCGCGGATTGCTTTATGCCACTTTACACTGAAAACGGGAACATTAAAACGATTCTTATAGGCATGGGTATTGGCGTGGTGCAAGGCTTGCGGGGAACGCCGTGGACCCTTCCTTGGGGGCTTGATGGCGACCATCCGGGTCGCCAACATCCCCGCAAGCCTTACCCCACACCTTTGAACTCGGAATGACTCAAGAAGCGTCCCTTCTCCCGCTGGCGGGAGAAGGTTAGGATGAGGGTGGATCTAATTGAGAAGATTAAGGCGATTGATCCGAGTCCCTGTAAAATCGCTGGGCGTCCTGATACATTTTTTCCCGCGAATCGCGGCGGAAATAGAGCATGTGGCCCCCTTGGTAGACATCGATCCGGACGTTTTCCCGAACCGCCGGGTCCAAGCCCATCTGATTGACGGCGATGACGGAGCCGAAATAAGGGGTCACCAGGTCGTAGACACCATGCACGATCCATAGGCGCAATGCGGGATTCAGGCTCATCACGGTTCTCAATTGCTCGATCACGCCGGCGTATCCCTGTTGGCCGTGAAATCCCGAGCGCCAAT from Methylohalobius crimeensis 10Ki harbors:
- a CDS encoding patatin-like phospholipase family protein, which gives rise to MPESLLMQPAPVEFIPEDRGREPEAGTALCLSGGGYRAMLFHVGVLWRLNELGYLPKLDRISSVSGGSITAARLGLKWSNLGFDANGVGQAFEAEIVTPVRALARQTLDVKSVLTGLVWFDTIGERVAKAYHKNLYGEATLQDLPDTPRFVINATNLQSGALWRFSKPYMADWRVGMIRHPTLPLADAVAASSAFPPVLSPYRLKLDPPSFEAGSGADLQREPYTRRAILSDGGVYDNLGLETAYKRYDTILVSNAGKKMAPEPRPAIDWVQQSIRVSSVINNQVRSLRKRSLIESYKNKSRKGAYWSIRADIGDYPAPHALVCPLDRTEELANIPTRLKAMPEGLQARLINWGYAVTDAALRTFVDKTLPPPAGFPYPGGV
- a CDS encoding thermonuclease family protein, yielding MGGVQIFWDPGGFELDSLGRNKLTRITDGDTPFVELSIRMLSIDTPEVHYPGNANPARHDENLRQLADWLQAGKAPVEDDLAAYLHPKLKTGEAGTLQRQQGEAATRAFQALLEQKLAKPNGRKRSLFLRAADEPFDRYGRLLAYIAPSYSTEERLQMTLLERATFNLLLVAEGWAAPFLIYPSLPQYRDLVLFCQQAQTAYEEQRGIWLDPNTLAGYEFRMAYKLWKVTRDLERGRRLGSSERNAWIDRYCADLTTREVFEPQRYHRIPPYHRLFLWPFDVKEAVGRLNLLPGPD